The DNA region TCTGCCGGCCTTTTCCCGGCTTTGCACCGCTTGTGCCTGCGGTATGTTCCCGGCCAACGCTTTCCACCGGCAGCTCCCCCAGTTGTGCGTCCTTCCTCCACTTTTCCAGGGCTTTCACGATTGCGTCCCAGTCCGGCTTGGTTCCGCCGGCCTTCCCTTTTTTATTCACGGTCCCCATATACGCCGCCTTACCGTTCCAAAAGACATACTGCCAGGGCTTCCACCGCCAGCCCCTCGCCAATGGGTCCCAAACCCTCGCCGGTTTTCCCCTTCACAAAAACTAATTCAGCAGAAACCCCCAATGCCTTTGCCAGGGACTCCCGTATCTGTTCGCGCCAGGGCAGGACCTTTTGCCTTTCCGCGCTCACCACGCAGTCCAGGTTCACCAACTGCCACCCCGCACCCCGCACCAGTTCCCAGGCCGCTTGCAACAAGGCAATAGAATCCGCGTCCTTCCATTTTGTTTCTGAAGGGGGAAACAGTTCCCCGATATCCCCCAGGGCTGAGGCCCCCAGCAGGGCGTCAATCACCGCATGGGCCAGCACATCCCCGTCAGAATGCCCCAACTCCCCCAGATCCGAGGGAAGCTCCACTCCCCCCAGGAGGAAGCGCCTCCCGGCAACCAGTTTGTGCAAATCCTTGCCCACACCAATTCTAAGCATGGAGGTCCTCCGGAAAGGTAATCTTTTTGTTCTCGACTGAACCTTCCACCACCGCTACAGGGCCGATAAATTCCCCCCAGACTTCCGCATCATCGGTGTATTCGTAGTGTTCCCGCAACTCCCGCTCCGCCGCCTGTTCGTGGGCCCGCAGTATCTCCGGGAAGGCGAAGCCCTGGGGCGTCTGGGCGGCCCCCACGGAAGAACGCCTGAGGTGGCGGGTCACAACACCTGATTCATCAAATTCCTTGGGAGTTTCGGTCAGGGGAAGCAGGGGGACCGCCGCCCGGCGCTGCATCGCCGCATCAATGGTGCGATTTATAAGGGCCGCATCCACCCAGGGCCGGCCCCCATCGTGGATCAGCACGAAAGCCGGGTTCCAGGCTTCAATCAAGGCCAGGGCGTGGTGTACCGAAGCGCGCCGGGTGGACCCCCCGGGCACAAAGAATATCCGCAGCCGCCCCCCCGGCGCCAGGAGGCCGGCAGGCAGGGCCGCGCGGGCGGCAGCCTCCCCGGTTTCGGCGCTTGCCGGAAGCTTTCCGGGGTGTTCCCCCGGCACAGTAATAACGATAAGCCCGATACGCGCAATAGCCGCAAAGGCCCCCACCGCCGCCCCCAGAACAGTCAGCGGCTTCCCCGCATCATCGGTAAAGCCGGGACCCAGGGGGCGGTACTCTTTCTTGAGCCCCCCGCCCATGCGGCTGGAAGACCCGGCAGCGGTGATGACCGCAGCAATGGCGGTATCCATGGCAAACGGTTATTTGGATTCCAGGCGGGCAAAAATCATGGATTCCACCTCATCCTTAGGCTTGCGGAGGGAGTAGGCAACCTCGTCTTCCAGCAGTTTCAGCGCCGAATCGTAGAGTTTCCGCTCCAGGATAGGCAGCTCCTTGACCTTGCTCCGGTGATAGAGGGATCGGACTATGGAGGCGATATCCATGACGCTGCCCTTCTTGAGAAGGTCCAGGTTCATCTGATACCGGAGTTTCCAGTCCGAAGGAATAGGCTCGTAATCCTCGCTGATCAACTCCAGGGCCTTCTGAGCCTCTTCCTTAGGCACAATCGCCCGAATCCCCAGCCGCTCCGCTTTGTCCACCGGAACCATGATGGTCATATCGGACACTTCCAGGTATATAACATAGTAGGGGATTTTTTCGGTCTTAAAATCTTTTTCCTCGATTGAACGGATAACCCCAACCCCCTGGCTGGGATATACCACCTTCTGCTCAACCTGGAATGTCTTTACGCTTAACTTGTTCATTATCGCTTAGTATATACCAAAAACAGGCAAATGTGAATGGGGTATACCGCATTTAACACCTGGGGGTTTAAAAAAAGGCCCTGGTATGAGCCAGGGCCTTTGGGGTCAATCTAGAGTTCCTTCAACAGGCTAGGGTTCAAGGTGATAGCCATCAAAGGTGAATACCGTAGACACACCCTCCCGAATATGAACGGCTTTCCAGAAGTACAGTGTCTTTCCCCCGTACCAATGGTCATCCCTGGTTGTACGGACAGCAACACGGTAGAGCCCCGGTTTTAAGTTAAAAGTTATCGAACTATTTTGCGGTACCC from Treponema primitia ZAS-2 includes:
- a CDS encoding IspD/TarI family cytidylyltransferase, whose protein sequence is MDTAIAAVITAAGSSSRMGGGLKKEYRPLGPGFTDDAGKPLTVLGAAVGAFAAIARIGLIVITVPGEHPGKLPASAETGEAAARAALPAGLLAPGGRLRIFFVPGGSTRRASVHHALALIEAWNPAFVLIHDGGRPWVDAALINRTIDAAMQRRAAVPLLPLTETPKEFDESGVVTRHLRRSSVGAAQTPQGFAFPEILRAHEQAAERELREHYEYTDDAEVWGEFIGPVAVVEGSVENKKITFPEDLHA
- the ispF gene encoding 2-C-methyl-D-erythritol 2,4-cyclodiphosphate synthase; the protein is MLRIGVGKDLHKLVAGRRFLLGGVELPSDLGELGHSDGDVLAHAVIDALLGASALGDIGELFPPSETKWKDADSIALLQAAWELVRGAGWQLVNLDCVVSAERQKVLPWREQIRESLAKALGVSAELVFVKGKTGEGLGPIGEGLAVEALAVCLLER
- a CDS encoding CarD family transcriptional regulator, coding for MNKLSVKTFQVEQKVVYPSQGVGVIRSIEEKDFKTEKIPYYVIYLEVSDMTIMVPVDKAERLGIRAIVPKEEAQKALELISEDYEPIPSDWKLRYQMNLDLLKKGSVMDIASIVRSLYHRSKVKELPILERKLYDSALKLLEDEVAYSLRKPKDEVESMIFARLESK